One Triticum dicoccoides isolate Atlit2015 ecotype Zavitan chromosome 5B, WEW_v2.0, whole genome shotgun sequence genomic window carries:
- the LOC119305536 gene encoding succinate dehydrogenase [ubiquinone] iron-sulfur subunit 2, mitochondrial-like: MLGRTLPRLASVKDRVAGAAKSAVKGDEHFPALKGHPAARVHAREAAEKQAGHAAAEEEKKRGGKAATVKEFQIYRWNPDAHGRPFLQSYFVDLGTCGPMVLDVLQKIKSEHDSTLAFRRSCREGICGSCSMNIDGVNTVACLKPIDTDTSTATMITPLPHMYVVKDLVVDLTNLYQQYKSIEPWLKTKRPAPEGREHAQSPGERRKLDGLYECILCACCSTACPSYWWNSEDFLGPAALLHAYRWVSDSRDDYGGQRIQALSEGWDGAG, from the exons ATGCTGGGGAGGACGCTGCCGAGGCTGGCCTCGGTGAAGGACCGGGTGGCCGGCGCGGCCAAGAGCGCCGTGAAGGGCGACGAGCACTTCCCCGCGCTCAAGGGCCACCCGGCCGCGCGCGTCCACGCACGTGAGGCCGCGGAGAAGCAGGCCGGCCacgccgcggcggaggaagagaaGAAGCGCGGCGGCAAGGCCGCGACGGTGAAGGAGTTCCAGATATACCGGTGGAACCCGGACGCGCATGGCCGGCCGTTCCTGCAGTCATACTTCGTCGACCTCGGCACGTGCGGCCCAATG GTCCTGGACGTGCTCCAGAAGATCAAGTCGGAGCACGACTCGACGCTGGCGTTCCGGCGGTCGTGCCGGGAGGGCATCTGTGGCTCCTGCTCCATGAACATCGACGGGGTGAACACGGTGGCGTGCCTGAAGCCCATCGACACCGACacgtcgacggcgacgatgatcacgCCGCTGCCGCACATGTACGTGGTGAAGGACCTCGTCGTCGACCTCACCAACTTGTACCAGCAGTACAA GTCGATTGAGCCGTGGCTGAAGACGAAGCGACCGGCGCCGGAGGGGCGGGAGCACGCGCAGTCACCGGGCGAGCGGCGGAAGCTGGACGGGTTATACGAGTGCATCCTGTGCGCGTGCTGCAGCACGGCTTGCCCATCCTACTGGTGGAACTCGGAGGATTTCCTCGGCCCCGCCGCGCTGCTGCACGCCTACCGCTGGGTCTCCGACAG CCGCGACGACTACGGGGGGCAGCGGATCCAGGCGCTGTCGGAGGGATGGGACGGTGCAGGATGA